The following proteins are co-located in the Solanum pennellii chromosome 1, SPENNV200 genome:
- the LOC107018167 gene encoding uncharacterized protein LOC107018167: MRFLMADRTVKCPIEILHNVLVKVGSFIFPADFVIIDYEVEFEVPNILGRSFLATGRALVDMEKGLTKLRLNNEEETFNISRSMKKSGELQMVYTISYRVKSTSEVQIKECLGVEALAAVIMNFKSDSIEEYGSLAAALDRDDVRCQRDCGISRRQDLPINPILVIELFDVWGINFIGPSVSSHGMKYILVAMDYLSKWMKAIALANNEWKSVNAFLEKNIFSRFGTPRAIVSDRLFHFCNKYSKGYWRNMGFAIM, translated from the exons ATGCGGTtcctgatggccgatcgaacagtgaagTGTCCTATTGAGATACTCCACAATGTGTTGGTGAAGGTGGGGTCATTTATATTCCCGGCTGACTTTGTGATTATTGATTATGAGGTGGAGTTTGAGGTGCCTAATATTCTTGGGAGGTCGTTCCTTGCTACCGGTCGCGCCTTGGTTGACATGGAAAAAGGACTAACGAAGCTTAggttaaacaatgaagaagaaacttTTAACATTTCTAGGTCCATGAAgaagagtggtgagctccaaatgGTATATACTATATCCTATAGGGTTAAGAGTACGTCTGAGGTACAAATCAAAGAGTgccttggtgttgaggcactagcggcGGTGATCATGAATTTCAAGAGTGATAGTATTGaggagtatgggtcattggctGCGGCACTTGACCGAGATGACgttcg gtgccaaagagatTGTGGTATTTCAAGAAGGCAAGATCTCCCTATAAATCCCATTCTAGTGATCGAGttatttgatgtgtggggcattAATTTTATTGGCCCGtctgtgagttctcatgggatgaaatatattcttgtggCTATGGATTATCTATCAAAATGGATGAAAGCCATAGCACTTGCTAACAATGAATGGAAGAGTGTGAACGCGTTCTTGGAAAAGAACATCTTCTCTCgatttggcacacctagggcCATTGTTAG